A single window of Collinsella aerofaciens DNA harbors:
- the rsmI gene encoding 16S rRNA (cytidine(1402)-2'-O)-methyltransferase, which produces MTQNSAHTGKLYVVGTPIGNLGDLSPRVGEAFAAADVICCEDTRVTSKLLMHLGISKPLVRCDENVIASRAAGLVDRLLAGETLAFASDAGMPSVSDPGQALVEAAREADVPVEVIPGPSACVTALVSSGIPCEHFFFEGFLGRKHGDRVRRLQRLAVVPGALIFYESPHRIVATLEAVAEVFPQREVAVCRELTKLHEEVLRGPAAQLAEELRARGEVKGEIALVIAPPSEDEEAGIVPVGAAAADPDEALREDIRAALEEGEPASAVAKRLSQKYSRRKRDVYAMVLDMQ; this is translated from the coding sequence ATGACGCAAAACAGCGCCCATACGGGCAAACTCTATGTGGTCGGCACGCCCATCGGCAACCTGGGCGACCTGTCCCCGCGCGTTGGCGAAGCCTTTGCCGCTGCCGATGTCATCTGCTGCGAAGACACGCGTGTGACGTCAAAGCTGCTGATGCACCTGGGCATTTCCAAGCCGCTTGTCCGTTGCGACGAGAATGTGATCGCCAGCCGCGCCGCCGGCCTGGTCGACCGCCTGCTGGCGGGGGAGACCCTCGCCTTTGCCTCGGACGCCGGCATGCCGAGCGTGTCCGATCCCGGCCAGGCGCTGGTCGAGGCGGCGCGTGAGGCCGATGTGCCCGTCGAAGTTATTCCCGGGCCTTCTGCTTGCGTCACGGCGCTCGTTTCGTCCGGCATTCCCTGCGAGCATTTCTTCTTCGAAGGCTTTTTGGGTCGCAAGCACGGCGACCGCGTGCGCCGACTGCAGCGTCTTGCCGTGGTGCCCGGCGCACTCATCTTCTACGAGTCTCCACATCGCATCGTGGCGACGCTCGAGGCCGTGGCGGAGGTCTTTCCCCAACGTGAGGTTGCCGTCTGCCGCGAACTCACCAAGCTGCACGAGGAGGTCTTGCGCGGGCCCGCCGCCCAGCTCGCCGAGGAGCTGCGTGCTCGCGGCGAGGTAAAGGGCGAGATTGCGCTGGTCATCGCGCCGCCGAGCGAAGATGAGGAGGCCGGTATCGTGCCGGTTGGCGCCGCGGCAGCGGATCCCGACGAGGCTCTGCGCGAGGATATCCGCGCCGCGCTCGAGGAGGGAGAGCCCGCCTCTGCGGTGGCCAAGCGCCTGTCGCAGAAGTACTCGCGCCGTAAGCGCGATGTCTATGCCATGGTGCTCGATATGCAATAG
- a CDS encoding ribbon-helix-helix domain-containing protein, with the protein MMGKTYTAANGQVVTDEMIDAWCESYERGEFPDGEHTVGGIVHGRPPLSGEGTATLSVKIPLGMKEAIRRRAAAEGMTPSEFARAALSEKLLAAG; encoded by the coding sequence ATGATGGGCAAGACGTATACGGCCGCTAATGGTCAGGTTGTAACGGATGAAATGATTGACGCGTGGTGCGAGTCGTACGAGCGCGGAGAGTTTCCGGATGGCGAACACACCGTTGGTGGGATCGTGCATGGACGGCCCCCGCTCTCAGGTGAGGGGACGGCAACGCTGTCGGTCAAGATTCCTCTGGGAATGAAGGAGGCCATTCGTCGACGGGCGGCTGCCGAGGGGATGACGCCAAGTGAGTTTGCCCGTGCGGCTCTGAGTGAAAAACTTCTTGCTGCCGGCTGA
- a CDS encoding cellulase family glycosylhydrolase — MERILGVNLSGWFIPEPWVTPSLYAATGASNAAELQEAMGTAAYNERMRRHYETFVSEDDFRRMAQIGLNAVRLPVPWYAFGSQESDASYISVVDYIDRAIEWAAKYNIRVLLDLATVPGGQGDSNDSPATPEAVAEWHSSTNGRHVALDVLERLADRYGEAESLLGIELLDTPQMSVRKSLFTMTDGIPAHYLRNFYRDAYELVRSYMPEDKIVVFSSSGHPSEWKHFMRGAKYKNVYMDLHLYHYRDEHALDITSPRGLTTAISRNKRELKEAISTGFPVLVGEWSGAAIFANSSVTPEGRNAYERVFIANQLASFAPAAGWFFQTWKTEKRIAAWDARAALGTLERGMIE, encoded by the coding sequence ATGGAGAGGATACTCGGCGTTAATCTCTCTGGCTGGTTTATTCCCGAGCCTTGGGTGACCCCGTCGCTATACGCGGCGACCGGTGCATCCAACGCGGCCGAGCTGCAGGAGGCCATGGGCACCGCCGCCTATAACGAGCGCATGCGCCGTCATTACGAGACGTTTGTGAGCGAGGACGATTTCCGTCGCATGGCGCAGATCGGCCTCAACGCCGTGCGCCTGCCGGTGCCTTGGTATGCCTTTGGCTCACAGGAGTCCGATGCCTCCTACATCTCGGTTGTCGATTACATCGACCGCGCGATTGAGTGGGCTGCCAAGTACAACATTCGCGTGCTGCTTGACCTGGCGACTGTGCCCGGTGGCCAGGGCGATTCCAACGATTCGCCCGCCACGCCGGAGGCTGTTGCCGAGTGGCATTCGTCCACCAACGGTCGTCATGTCGCACTCGACGTGCTCGAGCGCTTGGCCGATCGCTACGGCGAGGCCGAGAGCCTGCTGGGTATTGAGCTGCTGGATACGCCGCAGATGAGTGTCCGCAAGAGCCTCTTCACCATGACGGATGGCATTCCTGCTCACTACCTGCGCAATTTCTATCGCGATGCTTACGAGCTCGTCCGTTCGTATATGCCCGAGGATAAGATCGTCGTTTTCTCGTCGTCGGGGCATCCCAGCGAGTGGAAGCATTTTATGCGCGGCGCCAAGTACAAGAACGTCTACATGGACCTTCACCTGTACCATTACCGCGACGAGCATGCGCTCGACATCACGAGCCCCCGCGGGCTGACGACGGCGATTTCGCGTAACAAGCGCGAGCTTAAAGAAGCGATTTCAACTGGGTTCCCCGTGCTGGTGGGCGAATGGTCGGGCGCGGCGATCTTTGCCAACTCGTCGGTTACGCCCGAGGGCCGCAATGCCTACGAGCGCGTGTTTATCGCCAATCAGCTGGCTTCGTTTGCGCCGGCTGCCGGTTGGTTCTTCCAAACGTGGAAGACCGAGAAGCGCATTGCAGCATGGGACGCCCGCGCGGCGCTCGGCACGCTCGAGCGCGGCATGATTGAATAG